In the genome of Pseudomonas putida, one region contains:
- a CDS encoding aldehyde dehydrogenase family protein encodes MNLSYLPRVSLQEPALIDVYSPFDGSLVGSVENLGVQDVPGLLARARQGVSDSAALPRHRRASILENTARLIERDAADFAGLIVDEAGKTLRQAEKEVKRCINTLRLSAEEARRNAGEVVPFDAYEGSESRQGWFTREPLGLILAITPYNDPLNLVAHKLGPAIAGGNAVILKPSELTPLSAIKLVQYLGLAGLPDTVVTVATGGAELGKALVAVREVRMISFTGGFTTGEQIARNAGLKKLAMDLGGNAPVLVLEDCDLAATVEACVSGAFWAAGQNCIGTQRILVHASIYEAFRERFVALTRSMVLGDPARRETDMGPMITEAAARRVEALVEQALEEGATLLCGHQREGAAYAPTVLEQVSHASQLWREEAFAPVVMLAPFDDREQAIALANAPEYSLHAGVFTQDLSAALALAKRIEAGGVMINDSSDYRFDAMPFGGSKYGSLGREGVRFAYEDMTQPKVVCINQLS; translated from the coding sequence ATGAACCTGTCTTACCTGCCACGGGTTTCCCTGCAGGAGCCCGCCTTGATCGATGTATACAGCCCCTTCGATGGCAGCCTCGTCGGCAGCGTCGAGAACCTCGGTGTCCAGGATGTGCCGGGCTTGTTGGCCCGCGCCCGCCAGGGCGTCAGCGACAGCGCCGCACTGCCTCGGCATCGCCGAGCCAGTATCCTGGAAAATACCGCGCGGCTCATCGAGCGGGATGCGGCGGACTTCGCCGGCCTGATCGTCGACGAGGCGGGCAAGACCCTGCGCCAGGCCGAAAAAGAAGTGAAGCGTTGCATCAACACCCTCCGGCTGTCCGCCGAGGAGGCGCGGCGCAACGCCGGTGAAGTGGTGCCTTTCGATGCCTATGAAGGCTCGGAGTCGCGCCAAGGCTGGTTCACCCGCGAACCCCTCGGACTGATCCTTGCGATCACCCCTTACAACGACCCGCTGAACCTGGTGGCCCACAAGCTTGGCCCAGCCATCGCCGGGGGCAACGCGGTCATTCTCAAGCCTTCGGAACTGACCCCGCTGTCGGCCATCAAGCTGGTGCAATACCTGGGCCTGGCGGGTTTGCCCGACACCGTGGTCACTGTCGCCACCGGCGGCGCCGAGCTGGGCAAGGCCCTGGTCGCGGTGCGTGAAGTCCGCATGATTTCCTTCACCGGCGGATTCACCACCGGCGAGCAGATTGCGCGTAACGCGGGCCTGAAGAAGCTGGCCATGGACCTGGGTGGCAATGCCCCGGTGCTGGTGCTGGAAGACTGCGACCTCGCCGCCACGGTCGAGGCCTGCGTCTCGGGTGCATTCTGGGCGGCCGGGCAGAACTGCATCGGTACCCAGCGCATTCTCGTGCACGCCTCGATCTATGAGGCGTTCCGCGAGCGCTTCGTCGCCCTGACACGCTCGATGGTGTTGGGCGACCCCGCCCGGCGCGAAACCGACATGGGGCCGATGATCACCGAGGCTGCGGCACGACGGGTCGAGGCGCTGGTGGAGCAGGCGCTGGAGGAGGGGGCGACGCTGCTGTGCGGCCACCAACGCGAGGGCGCCGCCTATGCACCTACCGTGCTCGAGCAGGTCTCCCACGCCAGCCAATTGTGGCGCGAAGAAGCGTTCGCACCGGTGGTCATGCTGGCGCCGTTCGATGATCGCGAGCAGGCCATCGCCCTGGCCAATGCACCGGAGTACAGCCTGCACGCCGGCGTGTTCACCCAGGATCTGTCCGCCGCGCTTGCACTGGCCAAGCGCATCGAGGCCGGTGGCGTGATGATCAACGACTCCTCGGACTACCGCTTCGACGCCATGCCGTTCGGCGGTTCCAAGTACGGCAGCCTCGGGCGCGAGGGTGTGCGCTTCGCCTATGAAGACATGACCCAGCCCAAGGTGGTCTGCATCAATCAACTGAGTTAA
- a CDS encoding 5'-nucleotidase, translating into MPYPIEQKLVVGVASSALFDLTVSDDIYKTEGVEAYRQHQEQNLDEPFPKGVAFPFIRRFLSINKAFPAQLPVEVVLLSRNSPETGLRVFRSIDHYGLDITRAAFMSGRSPYEYIPAFNASLFLSAHEEDVQRAIDADYPAGLVLPTRIYDDEIDTELRVAFDFDGVIADDEAESVYKQHHDLDEFLAHERDRKAIPHQPGPLADLYRKLSHIRTLEDQKLAQCPDYQRILRIAIVTARNAPSHERVVTTLKNWGVSPDESFFLGGMEKDRVLSILKPHMFFDDQRSHLTSVAGDLPMVHVPFGVANERREAGNALAEPAPLPVVASRNG; encoded by the coding sequence ATGCCCTACCCCATCGAGCAGAAACTTGTCGTCGGCGTCGCCTCCAGCGCGCTGTTCGACCTGACCGTGTCCGACGACATCTACAAGACCGAAGGGGTCGAGGCGTATCGTCAGCATCAGGAGCAGAACCTCGACGAGCCCTTCCCCAAAGGCGTCGCCTTCCCGTTCATCCGGCGCTTTCTGAGCATCAACAAGGCCTTCCCCGCGCAATTGCCGGTGGAGGTGGTGCTGCTCTCACGCAACTCGCCCGAGACCGGCCTGCGGGTATTCCGCTCGATCGACCACTACGGCCTGGACATCACCCGGGCGGCGTTCATGTCTGGCCGTTCGCCCTATGAGTACATCCCCGCGTTCAATGCATCGCTGTTTCTGAGCGCTCACGAAGAAGATGTCCAGCGCGCCATCGACGCCGACTACCCCGCTGGCCTCGTGCTGCCCACGCGCATCTACGACGATGAAATCGACACCGAGCTGCGGGTGGCCTTCGACTTCGATGGCGTGATCGCCGATGACGAGGCCGAAAGCGTGTACAAGCAGCATCACGACCTCGATGAGTTCCTGGCCCACGAGCGCGACCGCAAGGCCATCCCTCATCAGCCGGGCCCGCTGGCGGACCTCTACCGCAAGCTCTCGCACATCCGCACACTGGAGGACCAGAAACTGGCCCAGTGCCCGGATTACCAGCGCATCCTGCGCATCGCCATTGTCACCGCGCGCAACGCGCCATCCCACGAGCGGGTGGTGACCACCTTGAAGAATTGGGGCGTGTCGCCGGACGAATCGTTCTTCCTGGGCGGCATGGAAAAAGACCGGGTGCTGTCGATTCTCAAGCCGCACATGTTCTTCGACGACCAACGCAGCCACCTGACGTCGGTGGCCGGGGATCTGCCGATGGTGCATGTGCCGTTTGGAGTGGCGAACGAGCGCCGGGAAGCGGGCAACGCGCTGGCCGAACCTGCGCCGTTGCCCGTGGTGGCCTCGCGGAACGGTTGA
- a CDS encoding homoserine dehydrogenase codes for MTEYKIALVGFGGVNRALAQLIAERNARWQQELGFSLKIVGVTDLFLGSAIDRDGLDAATLVALPASKGALAQLAQGSAEAFNEAVIKQSGADIIAEATFTNPKDGEPAATFCRWALEAGKHVVTTNKGPIALHAQSLKALAKAKGVSFEYEGAVMSGTPVLRMARQTLPGAGLVGFEGILNGTSNYVLTRMEEGLGFAEAVAKAQELGYAEADPSADVEGYDVRLKVVILANELLGACLQVSDVTCSGISAITCDDIQQALASGQRWKLIGAASRNQDGSVQASVQARLLPGNHPLAGISGATNAVAFDTELLGAVTVSGPGAGRIETAFALLSDIVAIHATHSA; via the coding sequence ATGACTGAATACAAGATCGCACTCGTTGGCTTTGGCGGAGTGAACCGCGCCCTGGCCCAGCTGATCGCCGAGCGCAATGCGCGCTGGCAACAGGAGTTGGGTTTCAGCCTGAAGATCGTCGGCGTCACCGACCTGTTCCTGGGCTCGGCCATCGACCGCGATGGCCTGGATGCCGCCACTCTGGTCGCGCTGCCGGCCAGCAAGGGGGCGCTGGCGCAGTTGGCACAAGGCTCGGCGGAGGCCTTCAACGAGGCGGTGATCAAGCAGTCCGGCGCCGACATCATCGCTGAGGCCACCTTCACCAATCCCAAGGATGGCGAACCTGCCGCCACCTTCTGCCGCTGGGCGCTGGAAGCGGGCAAGCATGTGGTCACCACCAACAAAGGGCCGATTGCCCTGCATGCCCAGTCGCTCAAGGCACTGGCCAAGGCCAAGGGAGTGTCGTTCGAGTACGAAGGCGCCGTGATGAGCGGCACCCCGGTGCTGCGCATGGCACGCCAGACGTTGCCCGGGGCAGGGCTGGTCGGCTTCGAGGGCATTCTGAACGGCACCTCCAACTATGTGCTGACGCGCATGGAAGAAGGCCTTGGCTTTGCCGAGGCGGTCGCCAAGGCCCAGGAACTGGGCTACGCCGAAGCGGACCCGAGTGCCGACGTCGAAGGTTACGACGTGCGCCTGAAGGTGGTCATTCTGGCCAACGAACTGCTGGGCGCCTGCCTGCAGGTCAGCGATGTGACGTGCAGCGGCATCAGCGCGATCACCTGCGACGATATCCAGCAGGCCCTGGCCTCGGGTCAGCGCTGGAAGCTGATCGGTGCTGCCAGCCGTAACCAGGACGGCTCGGTCCAGGCCAGCGTGCAGGCCCGCCTGCTACCCGGCAACCACCCCCTGGCAGGCATCAGCGGCGCCACCAACGCGGTCGCATTCGATACCGAACTGCTGGGTGCCGTGACTGTGTCGGGCCCTGGCGCCGGGCGGATCGAAACCGCATTTGCCTTGCTGTCGGACATCGTCGCCATCCACGCCACCCACTCGGCCTGA
- a CDS encoding helix-turn-helix transcriptional regulator produces the protein MKRTQRMEQTRWDLALRYRLIETVVWWEGRLTTNHLIQSFGISRQQASKDINTYITDYASKNLVYDKQLKGYVPTRQFKPLFIDDSASAYLDLLNQNNERAPHIEGLALAYAHTEVLKVPDRSVRPEVLRPLLKACREKRRLDIDYVSFNSPELEGRTIAPHTLVYTGMRWHVRAYCEKNRKYRDFVLSRFRGEPELRDDQTDNGSEQDEEWNTRIDVIFKPDERLNAAQKAIIEMDFGMIDGQLVIPSRQALVKYVVRRFHVNPNVHDPKPEAQQLVLANRDALRPWLHFD, from the coding sequence ATGAAACGCACGCAACGTATGGAGCAAACCCGTTGGGACCTGGCCCTGCGCTACCGGTTGATCGAGACCGTGGTGTGGTGGGAAGGGCGCCTGACCACCAATCACCTGATCCAGAGCTTCGGCATCAGCCGCCAACAAGCCTCCAAGGACATCAACACCTACATCACCGACTACGCCTCGAAGAACCTGGTCTACGACAAGCAGCTCAAGGGCTACGTGCCGACTCGACAGTTCAAGCCGCTGTTCATCGACGACAGCGCCAGTGCCTACCTCGACTTGCTCAACCAGAACAACGAACGCGCGCCGCATATCGAAGGCCTGGCATTGGCCTATGCCCATACCGAGGTGCTGAAAGTGCCCGATCGCTCGGTCAGGCCCGAGGTGCTGCGGCCGTTGCTCAAGGCGTGCCGGGAGAAGCGGCGACTGGACATCGACTATGTGTCATTCAACAGCCCCGAGCTCGAAGGCCGCACCATCGCCCCGCACACCTTGGTCTACACCGGCATGCGCTGGCACGTGCGGGCCTATTGCGAGAAGAACCGAAAATACCGGGATTTCGTGCTCAGCCGTTTTCGCGGCGAGCCGGAACTGCGCGATGACCAGACCGACAACGGCAGCGAGCAGGACGAGGAGTGGAACACCCGGATCGATGTGATCTTCAAGCCGGACGAGCGCCTGAATGCGGCGCAAAAGGCGATCATCGAGATGGATTTCGGCATGATCGACGGGCAATTGGTCATCCCCAGCCGTCAGGCTCTGGTGAAGTACGTGGTACGACGCTTCCACGTGAACCCCAATGTGCACGATCCAAAGCCTGAGGCCCAGCAGTTGGTGCTGGCTAACCGAGACGCACTGCGCCCCTGGCTGCATTTTGACTGA
- a CDS encoding NAD synthetase, which yields MDELGARPSTYLARMRVEQLIDLPRLFAVIDADPALIGAGVVYIDAQYNIVNLRRFQAVCSVVPKWLVIQEVRQPVTARAYVENIQRDARESEMFAEIANMGLACTGAALSVLIMVAGGAASTFSGGVATPIVYLGFAGAGAALLQCAVGVGRVYSELGGATQDDAWFHEEWFEIVSQLLDTIALLAVSVAGANMIRYLQVRKSSTGIGWSQLLRPLSRQQRKALNDELLRVRHPSLTNKQLKLAQRIGRKKKRLTPAELSQATLAMIRESVASGLTVIGSSSVQSIAVSIMESTHRDAD from the coding sequence TTGGACGAACTCGGAGCACGCCCCTCGACCTACCTGGCGCGGATGCGCGTCGAGCAACTGATAGATCTGCCTCGGCTGTTCGCGGTGATCGATGCAGACCCGGCGCTGATCGGGGCGGGGGTGGTTTATATCGATGCGCAGTACAACATCGTCAACCTGCGTAGGTTTCAGGCGGTGTGCAGTGTGGTGCCGAAGTGGTTGGTTATTCAGGAGGTGAGGCAGCCTGTTACTGCACGGGCATATGTCGAAAATATCCAACGGGATGCTCGCGAGTCTGAAATGTTCGCGGAAATTGCCAACATGGGGCTGGCCTGCACTGGCGCGGCACTCAGTGTGCTGATAATGGTTGCGGGTGGCGCTGCTTCGACATTTTCAGGCGGTGTTGCAACTCCGATTGTTTATCTTGGCTTTGCAGGTGCTGGCGCGGCACTGCTCCAGTGCGCAGTCGGAGTTGGACGAGTATACAGCGAGCTGGGTGGAGCCACCCAAGACGACGCTTGGTTTCATGAAGAATGGTTTGAAATTGTTAGCCAACTGCTGGATACGATCGCTCTGCTCGCGGTCAGTGTAGCCGGCGCCAATATGATCAGATACCTGCAGGTTCGAAAATCCTCGACAGGAATTGGTTGGTCGCAGCTCTTGCGGCCATTAAGCCGGCAACAGCGCAAGGCGCTGAACGATGAACTGTTGCGCGTTCGACACCCGAGCCTGACCAACAAACAGTTGAAGCTCGCGCAGCGTATCGGCAGGAAGAAAAAGCGCCTGACACCAGCAGAGTTGAGCCAGGCAACGTTGGCCATGATACGGGAGTCTGTGGCTAGTGGGCTCACTGTTATTGGGAGTTCGAGCGTTCAATCCATCGCCGTGAGTATTATGGAGTCCACCCACCGTGATGCTGACTAA
- a CDS encoding threonine synthase, giving the protein MQYTSTRGTETRVDFRTALLSGLAEDGGLYVPASLPVFSPQEIAKWSWLPFDELAWRVIAPFVGDTLDEPTLRALVSDSYRGFQHRAIAPLQQIGHNEWILELFHGPTRSSKDFAAQLQARLIRHFLGQACERVMWVGASNGDTAVAAIDALRHCPTARLLALYPSAGTPPDRAAIMNSADSDSVSCMAVDGSFDDCQSLASRLLRAWPCPELMPISFNSSNWVGVLAQIVFYFHATLQLGGGVRPVGFSIPTASFAEIYAGFIAQKMGLPINQIIVSTNRNDALHRFIHSNRYSRSATRQTLSPAMDFSLFSNLERFVWELYDRDGGATRALMEHFEDCGELSIGNRQWLQARMLFDSYAVDDALIREEIVTLFHETGSAVDPHTATGAFAGRLHRRNIGAPIVTLGQFAPEKSATLLAELGAWHGAVPGQPTGNTAAPRLGRDDLAGLHEALIQLQAAR; this is encoded by the coding sequence ATGCAGTACACATCCACGCGCGGTACCGAGACACGAGTTGATTTCCGCACGGCGCTGCTGTCCGGGCTGGCCGAGGACGGCGGGCTGTATGTGCCGGCGTCCCTGCCGGTGTTCAGCCCACAGGAAATCGCCAAATGGTCGTGGCTGCCGTTCGATGAGCTGGCCTGGCGGGTCATCGCGCCCTTCGTGGGCGATACCCTCGACGAGCCCACCTTGCGCGCGTTGGTCAGCGACAGTTACCGCGGGTTCCAGCACCGGGCCATCGCCCCGTTGCAGCAGATCGGCCACAACGAGTGGATCCTGGAGCTGTTCCACGGGCCGACGCGTTCATCCAAGGACTTCGCCGCGCAGTTGCAGGCGCGGCTGATCCGCCACTTCCTGGGCCAGGCGTGCGAGCGGGTGATGTGGGTGGGTGCCAGCAATGGCGACACCGCCGTGGCCGCCATCGATGCCTTGCGTCATTGCCCGACGGCGCGTCTGCTGGCGTTGTATCCGTCCGCCGGCACCCCGCCGGACCGCGCTGCGATCATGAACAGCGCCGACTCCGACAGCGTCAGTTGCATGGCGGTCGATGGCAGCTTCGATGACTGCCAGTCCCTGGCCTCACGCCTGCTGCGGGCCTGGCCGTGCCCGGAGCTGATGCCGATCAGTTTCAACTCCAGCAACTGGGTCGGCGTGCTGGCGCAGATCGTGTTCTATTTCCATGCGACGCTGCAGTTGGGCGGCGGCGTCCGGCCAGTGGGGTTCAGCATTCCCACGGCCAGCTTCGCCGAGATCTACGCCGGGTTCATCGCGCAAAAGATGGGCCTGCCGATCAACCAGATCATTGTCTCCACCAACCGCAACGACGCCTTGCACCGGTTCATCCACAGTAACCGCTACAGTCGCTCGGCCACCCGGCAAACCTTGTCACCGGCCATGGATTTTTCGCTGTTTTCCAACCTGGAGCGTTTTGTCTGGGAACTGTACGACCGCGACGGTGGTGCGACCCGGGCGCTGATGGAGCACTTCGAAGACTGCGGCGAACTGAGCATCGGCAACCGCCAGTGGTTGCAGGCGCGCATGCTGTTCGACTCCTACGCCGTGGACGATGCGCTGATCCGCGAAGAGATCGTCACGCTGTTCCACGAGACTGGCAGCGCTGTCGATCCGCATACCGCGACCGGCGCTTTCGCCGGGCGCCTGCACCGGCGCAACATCGGCGCGCCCATCGTCACGCTGGGCCAGTTTGCGCCTGAAAAATCGGCCACGCTGCTGGCCGAGCTGGGCGCCTGGCACGGTGCGGTGCCGGGCCAGCCGACCGGCAACACGGCCGCGCCGCGGCTGGGCAGGGATGACCTGGCGGGGTTGCACGAGGCACTGATCCAGTTGCAGGCCGCGCGATGA
- a CDS encoding Lrp/AsnC family transcriptional regulator, producing MKRILDPLDECILAELTANARIAHAELGQKVNLSRNAVRQRIERLERDGAIQGYTLRIGEGRRPTSLINAVIFVYRYDRMRGEAVLDALRMIPEVVQCEVLSGEFDLLLRVEAASPERVHHVWKEIAAMSGVENTVTSFVLSSVI from the coding sequence ATGAAGCGCATTCTCGACCCACTGGATGAGTGCATTCTCGCCGAACTCACCGCCAACGCACGGATTGCCCACGCCGAGCTGGGGCAGAAGGTGAATCTCTCGCGCAATGCGGTGCGCCAGCGTATCGAACGGCTGGAACGCGATGGGGCCATCCAGGGCTACACCCTGCGCATCGGCGAGGGACGGCGGCCCACCTCGCTGATCAATGCGGTGATTTTCGTCTACCGCTACGACCGCATGCGAGGGGAGGCGGTACTCGATGCGTTGCGGATGATCCCCGAGGTGGTCCAGTGCGAAGTGCTCAGCGGCGAGTTCGACCTGCTGCTGCGCGTGGAGGCTGCCAGCCCCGAGCGGGTGCACCACGTCTGGAAGGAAATCGCCGCCATGTCGGGCGTCGAGAACACCGTCACCTCGTTCGTGCTGTCCAGTGTGATCTGA
- a CDS encoding LysR substrate-binding domain-containing protein: MSQKTLPPLNWLRAFEVSARYLNFTHAAEELHLTQGAVSQQIRHLESQLGVALFKRLPRGLGLTEEGQSYLPVVQDAISRLAVGTNEIFGQRKRRPLKVRGSLSFLHFWLAPRLAEFRHAYPQVDLRYISNLWVKELDAEDDLEIRWGNGQWPGVEAQRLTHDVLVPVCSPALLARCPLREPSDLARLPLLHVLGYEEGWGYWLERVGAEGVDYSSGMQFDTLVSTLRMAEAGLGVALARSSLAQDLLREGRLVAPFSQRIEASESFYLVRGLGEALTPDAQAFSHWLVAMAHR, translated from the coding sequence TTGAGCCAGAAAACCTTGCCCCCCTTGAACTGGCTTCGTGCCTTTGAAGTCTCGGCCCGCTACCTGAACTTCACCCACGCGGCAGAGGAGCTGCACCTCACCCAGGGCGCCGTGAGCCAGCAGATTCGTCACCTGGAAAGCCAACTCGGGGTGGCGCTGTTCAAGCGCCTGCCCCGGGGGCTGGGTTTGACCGAAGAGGGGCAGTCGTACCTGCCGGTGGTGCAGGACGCCATCAGCCGCCTGGCGGTGGGTACCAACGAGATTTTCGGCCAACGCAAGCGCCGGCCGTTGAAGGTACGCGGCAGCCTGTCGTTCCTGCACTTCTGGTTGGCGCCGCGGTTGGCTGAATTTCGCCATGCCTACCCGCAGGTGGATCTGCGTTACATCAGCAACCTGTGGGTCAAGGAGCTCGATGCCGAGGATGACCTGGAGATTCGCTGGGGCAACGGCCAGTGGCCGGGGGTGGAGGCACAGCGGTTGACCCATGACGTGCTGGTGCCGGTGTGCTCGCCGGCGCTGCTCGCCCGTTGTCCGCTGCGCGAGCCGAGCGACCTGGCCCGTCTGCCGCTGCTGCATGTGTTGGGCTACGAGGAGGGGTGGGGGTACTGGCTGGAGCGAGTCGGGGCCGAGGGGGTCGACTATTCCAGCGGCATGCAGTTCGACACCTTGGTGTCCACCTTGCGTATGGCCGAGGCCGGGCTGGGGGTGGCCCTGGCGCGTTCCTCGCTGGCCCAAGACCTACTGCGCGAGGGGCGCCTGGTGGCGCCGTTCAGCCAGCGGATCGAGGCCAGCGAGTCGTTTTATCTGGTCCGAGGCCTGGGCGAGGCCCTGACTCCGGATGCCCAGGCTTTCAGCCATTGGCTGGTGGCCATGGCGCACCGCTAA
- a CDS encoding helix-turn-helix transcriptional regulator, translated as MIAHHPAPIATDALSALLAQVYQGPLESTPWGGFLEQLRQRLDASFITLVLRNPEHERPGLIVNASSHGPLLPGEPSYSEYYYSICPFLDWPADHVATADQVMGSAVWLAHDFYRNYLQPLDLRHVLVANMVTNAGMHCALFASRGHAGADFDAEEIALVRLLLPHVQQAVDLHSAVDQLDSERQLYAATIDRLMVGTVILDENGRKLRCNSAAQRLFDEGDGLVCRQEKLCAYLNHENRTLQQAVQTVLRQRQRGLDELEVLTLSRPSGQMPLNLLLRPIPLNYQAGKGTRRPAVALFIRDPADSPQASRHLLRSLFQLTPMETEVAMLVMDGQTLDETADLLHVSRNTVRAHLRGVFAKTGATRQAQLVKTLLNSVASLG; from the coding sequence ATGATCGCTCACCATCCGGCTCCCATCGCCACTGACGCGCTCAGCGCCTTGCTCGCCCAGGTCTATCAAGGCCCCCTCGAATCCACACCCTGGGGCGGCTTTCTCGAACAGCTACGCCAGCGCCTGGACGCCAGTTTCATCACCCTGGTGCTGCGCAACCCGGAGCACGAACGCCCGGGCCTGATCGTCAATGCCTCCAGCCACGGCCCGCTGCTGCCGGGCGAGCCGTCCTACAGCGAGTACTACTACTCCATCTGCCCCTTCCTCGACTGGCCTGCCGATCACGTTGCCACGGCCGACCAGGTGATGGGCAGCGCGGTATGGCTGGCTCACGATTTCTACCGCAACTACCTGCAACCGCTGGACCTGCGCCACGTGCTGGTGGCCAACATGGTGACCAATGCCGGCATGCACTGCGCCCTGTTTGCCAGCCGCGGGCATGCCGGGGCGGACTTCGATGCCGAGGAAATCGCCCTGGTGCGCCTACTGCTGCCACACGTGCAGCAGGCCGTGGACCTGCACTCGGCCGTGGACCAGCTCGACTCCGAGCGCCAGTTGTATGCCGCGACCATCGACCGCTTGATGGTCGGCACGGTGATCCTCGATGAGAACGGCCGCAAGCTGCGTTGCAACAGTGCCGCGCAGCGATTGTTCGATGAAGGCGATGGCCTGGTATGCCGGCAAGAAAAACTCTGCGCCTACCTCAACCATGAGAACCGCACCTTGCAACAAGCGGTCCAGACCGTGCTGCGTCAACGCCAGCGCGGGTTGGACGAACTGGAAGTGCTCACCCTGTCCCGGCCCAGCGGCCAGATGCCGCTCAACCTGCTGCTGCGGCCCATCCCCCTGAACTACCAGGCCGGCAAAGGCACCCGCAGGCCGGCGGTGGCATTGTTCATTCGCGACCCGGCCGACTCGCCCCAGGCCTCGCGGCACCTGCTGCGCAGCCTGTTCCAGCTCACGCCGATGGAAACCGAGGTGGCGATGCTGGTGATGGATGGGCAGACCCTGGATGAAACAGCGGACCTGTTGCACGTGTCGCGCAATACCGTGCGCGCGCACCTGCGCGGGGTGTTCGCCAAGACCGGCGCCACGCGTCAGGCACAATTGGTGAAAACCCTGCTCAACAGTGTGGCGTCGCTGGGCTGA
- a CDS encoding RidA family protein, giving the protein MSLAVSYRGLFETAGIAAHDLQQDVQGQLRQVLAIIDGLMAEASIGKDQLTRVQLWLADYSHFDRVNEVYDAWLEGCPKPVRACVGADLGDGYLVEMQVFATHPGSAWNDRQ; this is encoded by the coding sequence ATGTCGCTGGCCGTCAGCTACCGAGGCCTGTTCGAAACGGCGGGTATCGCCGCCCACGACCTGCAACAGGATGTGCAGGGGCAACTCCGGCAAGTGCTTGCGATCATCGATGGCCTGATGGCCGAGGCAAGCATCGGTAAGGACCAGTTGACCCGGGTTCAGTTATGGCTCGCCGACTACAGCCATTTCGACCGGGTCAACGAGGTGTACGACGCCTGGCTTGAGGGCTGCCCAAAGCCAGTGCGTGCCTGCGTCGGCGCCGACCTGGGCGACGGTTACCTGGTGGAGATGCAGGTGTTTGCGACTCACCCGGGCAGTGCGTGGAACGACCGTCAGTAA